The following proteins are encoded in a genomic region of Syngnathoides biaculeatus isolate LvHL_M chromosome 15, ASM1980259v1, whole genome shotgun sequence:
- the rsrp1 gene encoding arginine/serine-rich protein 1: MTKGEDSHLAMAHVQLSDEACGVFDQRSPSSYYSRNSYESSPSSSADSDRGRHRSSSSSDSSSSRSRSRSHPRCHRHSRCRSHRRNSRHHASRRYRAHSRSYSRSPSPDRYHRHHRRSTSNSRSRSRSRSAYARSRYSRVQGRFNRFPRSPSRSYRSPSRSSGSSVSLSVEDKKELLKVARTNAMKLLGVDKLELPESVKPILSEQMEKHKWTLPESEPRVRPHPEKISQSNEAEATVTSPKIAAKSKIITFSINNCVARPTLMAPSSAKLTARVDSYESRMPYGHWVPVMSAKSSRKRKQMVKDLLWEGVKNLSGGIISFP, from the exons ATGACTAAGGGAGAAGACTCTCACCTAGCAATGGCTCATGTTCAACTGAGTGATGAAGCTTGTGGTGTTTTTGATCAGAGGAGCCCCTCCTCCTACTACTCCAGGAATAGTTATGAAAGCAGCCCTTCCTCATCTGCTGACAGCGACAGAGGGCGTCACAGATCTTCATCATCCAGCGACAGTTCCTCATCTCGTTCCAGGTCGCGCTCTCATCCACGCTGCCACAGACATTCCCGCTGTCGCAGCCACCGAAGAAACAGCCGCCACCATGCATCACGCCGCTACAGGGCACACTCTCGATCCTACAGCCGCTCACCCTCACCGGACAGGTACCACAGGCACCATAGGCGCTCCACTTCCAATTCTCGCTCCAGATCCCGCTCACGGTCGGCATATGCCAGGAGCAGATACAGCAGGGTCCAGGGTCGCTTTAATAGGTTTCCCAGATCACCGTCCAGATCCTATAGAAGCCCCTCAAGATCCTCAGGAAGTTCAGTCAGTTTGAGCGTGGAAG ATAAGAAAGAACTTCTCAAAGTTGCAAGAACTAATGCCATGAAGCTGCTGGGAGTGGACAAACTGGAGCTTCCTGAAAGTGTGAAACCGATCCTGTCAGAGCAGATGGAGAAGCACAAATGGACGCTGCCAGAGTCTGAGCCAAGGGTGAGACCACACCCTGAAAAGATATCTCAG AGCAATGAAGCAGAGGCCACAGTCACCAGCCCAAAAATTGCCGCAAAATCAAAAATCATCACTTTCAGCATCAAT AATTGTGTGGCCAGACCAACTCTGATGGCGCCATCTAGTGCTAAATTAACAGCTAGAGTGGACAGCTATGAAAGCAGGATGCCCTACGGCCACTGGGTCCCAGTCATGTCTGCCAAGTCCTCAAGGAAACGCAAACAA ATGGTTAAAGATTTATTGTGGGAAGGAGTGAAGAATCTTTCAGGTgggattatttcttttccctAG
- the mgst3b gene encoding microsomal glutathione S-transferase 3b gives MNILTVLPSNFGYVIFTYLYSWVMLAYLAVKVGAARKKYDVKYPTMYSDKEQVFNCIQRAHQNTLEVYPQWLVFQTIAALVYPLTASILGAIWVTSRLSYAWGYYTGDPAKRMNGAYGYIGYFGVIFLSISVALQLLVVF, from the exons ATGAATATTCTGACTGTTTTGCCCTCCAATTTTGGATACGTCATATTCACTTACCTATACAGTTGGGTTATGCTGGCTTATTTAGCTGTAAAAGTTGGAGCAGCCCGGAAGAAGTATGACGTTAAG TATCCAACGATGTACAGTGACAAGGAGCAAGTGTTCAACTGTATCCAGAGAGCCCATCAGAACACACTTGAGGTGTATCCTCAGTGGCTTGTTTTCCAGACCATCGCAGCCCTCGTTTACCCG TTAACAGCGTCGATACTCGGGGCCATTTGGGTGACGAGCAGACTTTCCTATGCTTGGGGCTATTACACTGGAG ATCCCGCAAAGAGAATGAATGGCGCCTATGGCTACATTGGATACTTCGGAGTGATCTTTCTGTCCATATCTGTAGCCTTGCAATTGCTTGTAGttttttaa